aataatgaccagtctctcgagacctcttggcctctctatcctctctatcccgggcgaACACGCCCTctactctcctggcaatgctcattacctgctgataagtgatgtctaTCTCCAACTcactggccatactggtccgaatactagggtggagtccctcaatgaagcgacgaaccctctctctgactgtagcaaccagagtcggtgcatggcgagctaactcactaaaacagactgcatactccgacataATCATGgtaccctgacgcaactgcttaaactctgcacgccaagcatccctgaggctctgaggaacatactcaggCAAgtacatctctgaaaactgagtccaagtgagtgaggctgcctcgtccggactactcattTCGTAGGCACGCTACCACTGATATACCGCTCCCCTCAGCTTTAAagcagtgaaagaaaccccactcgtctccacaatgcccatagtgcggcggagaatacgatgacactcctcaagaaaacctagagcatcatctgaagctagtccgctgaaagtaggtgggtggtacttcttgtacctctcaagtctgagctgctctgcctcagaagcaactaccctggtctcatgctgaaccaGAGCCACTGgtggcataggaatatactctaggggctgatcaacctggaccctctgctcaggagtgcgagctgcgggagtctgtgcccctcccccggcctgagatgtagcgggggCTATCGAAAATAGTCCAGCCTAAGCCAgagtgttgaacatgctcatgaactgagctaaagtctcctggagggctggagtagcaatagggatctccggtgcaaGCCCTCTAGTTGGAGCTGCTGGGGgatcctctgacgcagctctcgcaggtgctcgggctgcaccgcgtggtcgtcctctaccccgaccccagcctctggcggctctggcagggggctcgggtgcctgatcatcGGTCCTCCCAGtatgggtcctcaccatctgtgagaaagaatagaatagaatttttgatgtccataactcgcacgacaaggagatcaaagaaatatgattgttcttaacagttacatagcctctcgaagataggtacggacgtctccgcactaatctgtgagactctaataaaccggtttgtgactcgcgactcctatgaacctagtgctctgataccaacttgtcacgacccaaattaaccctccgtaaggtgtcgtgacggcacctagtctttacgactaggtaagcctaatattacaaaaaatgtaaagaaaacacaacattttaaagataagcAGCATACTGTGAGTAACCAAAAGTAGTACTACTCGGCATATACAACTAATTTTtgaagacccggaatatcactaagtcacaagctgctataatctatgtacctctatacaaaagtctaaagataataaagaaagtctctaggcgagggagtagaagggaacTCCGAGGATCTGTGGATGCAAGCAGaattaccttgaagtctcctagaatcaacagcacacactaaccccgaggctgatagctcgcacctggatctgcacacgaaaacatgtgcaggaaagggcatgagtacaccataatggtaaccagtaagtgccaagcctaacctcggtcgagtagtgacgaggtcaggacaaggccctaccagagtaaatataataaattaaacagtaaaatatataagtaaagtttacggtaacacaattaaagaaattctcaaaatttAACAGTAAAGGGAACCCtcagctcagaacaaggtaaacacaatggggaatctcccgggataccatcccgtagttccgaatgaatatgcagtacatggagatctcccggaatacgctcgtagtcctaaagtaaatatgcagtattgggggatctaccggaatacgtatgtagtcccaaaataaatatgcaagacaggggaggAGGGAAGTGCtgggggaatctcccggaatacgtccgtagtcccaatttaaatatgcaagacaaggggatctcctggaatacgtccgtagtcccaatttaaatatgcaacgcaagatgaaatgacaggtatggcatTGAGTTATATAGTTtacactgaacacagataagtaaagtagggacttaactaagcatggcgcacaaaatgtcaaataggtagttaaaacacgtaagcatgcttctctaatctaagctaaacaattaaacgtattagtgcaatttaataaggaaaaatagtttatgatttagaaagaaaaaacgggatttttgcaataatagcccgtgtacgtactcgtcacctcacatacttGACGTCCACACCTCAATTAATATCAAATatcctaagggaaaagtccccaacacaaggttaggtaagccacttatatcgaaccgctcaaatcaactcgatatcacgttcttgccatgagtatccgactccaaatggaccgaatctattcaaattaattgcataatgtagatataactacaagtaactaatttaactaattaattcgaagctaaagtgtgaaattaggaaaaatgccaGTCTCCCCgggaccatgtctcggaatcgggtaaaaattacaaattatgaacacccattcactcacgagttcacttgaacaaaaaccatctaaatccgacgtcaaattcccattcaaatctcagattttcaattgggaaACCTTTTTCCCCATTTCTAAACTTCTActctcaaattccttaattagacgaggaaaacaataatagattaatgtattatgatcaaaatagagttagaattagttaccaaatagttctccttcaaaatccctctagaagtcgtctcccaccgagctctaaatcgaattttgtgttatgaaagttcaaaccctcgaaatcctcttTTCTGCACAGCGATATCCGCATCTGCGCaaatggggccgcatctgcggtcccgtaCCTATGAAAAAATCATCGCACgtgcgaaggtcacttatccggCCTGGGGCCGCATCATCGGGCattgggccgcatctgcgagcccgcttctgcagtccccccaccgcacctgcgatccccgCTGCCCAGGCCCAAAACCTCATTTGCGGCTCCCTatccgcttctgtggctccgcacctgcggtccaatatccgcaggtgcgaaaataacaGGTGCAGCAACTTCAGAAAAGGCATAAGTCCCCAAACCAATCTGTTAAGTATCCGACACTCaccagaggcccccgggacctcaaccaaacatactaaccatTCCTAAAATATCattcaaacttagtcgagccttcaaaccatatcgaacaacaccaaaaacatgaattaagcacggattcaagcctaaaaacttagaattttctaaattctacaaacgacgccgaaccacgtcaaatctagtccgaatgacctcacattttacacacaggtcaaaaatgacactacgaacctacaaccactttcggaattccattccgagctcgatataaaaaattccactatcagccgaaatcgccgaaaatttaactttcgccaattcaagcctaaatctactacagacctccaaaacacattctggactcgctcctaagctcaaaatcactcaacggagctaacggaattgacATAATTCCATTCCGGATTCTTCTttatatagttccgactacggtccaatttctaaggcttaaactcaaaactagggactaagtgtcccaaaactccccgaattccataaccaatcactcagAAAAATCCCAATAGTAGAAACAAATGTGGGAAAAGCAGATATTAGGAGATCgtggctctaattctcaaaatgaccggtcggatcgttacacatcTCCACCTCCATTTGTGGTCCACCTATTGCAGCTATTCCTTCGCCTCCAATGGTATTTTTCTATTATGGTGAAGGAAAGATCTTTGGTTTCGTTGGGTACTACAGTGAGTAAAGGCACATGTGGTGAATTAGAGATAACAAAAAAGTGTTGCAATGGCAAGAAGTGGAgttggaaaagaaagaaaagaaaggggAGGGGAGGCCGAGGGTTGGAAGCGGGAGGGAGAAAGTGGGTTGGATTTTCTTTTGCTCTTTACTTTTTCTTCTTTGTTGatttatgttttatttattttagtatttttttattaaagaaatatttCTACGCTCCTTTTCAGCGTGAGCATCACGCACTACTGCCACATCAGTTACCTTGTTGCCACATAAGTATGGTCAACAGTCAGAGGTGTGTACTTATATACATTTTACAGAGTTGAAGTATTTAAATGGGAAAGTTCTAAGTTTATCTACCATATTGACAAACATGTACAAGTTTAAGTGGCCCGAAGGCcattttgtcttttttctttaaggataaaaaataaaatggcaaagggccaaatatactcttGTACTATGAGAAAAGGTTTAAATATACCCTTTGTTATACTTTGGATCCAAATATATAACTGCCGTaatactattggttcaaatatacctcTCTTCTGTTAAGTTTGTCCAAGGTGAACATCCAATCCTATGTGGCACTGATatttgatgaggtggatgccACATGGCATGCCACCTCAGCTCCCCTAATCCATATATAAAAGACTAAAATTTGAGATACAATATTTTTTATGGTAGCGCTAATGGTGACAATAGTGGTTTGGGGAAGAAAATTTTAGTGGTGGAAAAATAATTAGGAGGGATAAAATGGGTTAGGGGAGCTGAAATGGCAAGCCATGTGGCATCCGCCTCATCAAATGTCAGTACCATATAGGATTGGGTGTTTACTTTGGACAAACTTAACAGAAAAATGatatatttgaaccaatagtataacgatATGGGTATATTTGGACTCAAAGTATAACAACAAGGGTATATTTGGACTCAAAGTACAATGAGGGGTACATTTAAACCTTTTCTAATAGTACaagagtatatttggcccttttcgaAAATAAAATAATCTACTCTTACTAAATAAAAACAATAGCAAGGTAAAAATACtacataattaatatttaattattaaagccTCTCACTTGAAAATAAACTGACtagatgaaaaatatatttttttggcaactttctttcttttgtaaattaaaactaaaagtaGTACTAAAAATGTGAATCTTTTTTGTGATtttcaattttatcaaataaaacctataaaAAGTGAAACAAAAGCTAAAATATTAATCTTAAACTTATAAACTATTTAAATACTAAAAGGGATAAAAAATCTAAATACGATAAAAAATCAGGTGTTCACAATGAAATTTGAAGTTCGAATAATATTTTCACCTTAGACAATAACACTACacagcaaaagttgaagttgtattccaTTATGTTACTTAGTCCAGTCCAGTAAACTCCTATCTTCCACCAAAGATGGCATTAATTTAAGATGACGAGTTAGATGATCAACTTATGGGAAAAAAAAAGAGGTTGAAAACATTTCAGCTGGAAAGATTTGAGTTTGTGGCAAAAAGTAAGCCAGCTGGTATTGGTTCCAATTTTGCGTTATGAATGTTCTCACACTTCAGTTCATATATACTTCAGGCTAATTAGGTACAAGAGTTTGTTAAGTTTtgtttattaaataatttttcacTAATGTTTTTGTGATAACTTTCAACTCCTGAGGATTACTCTGGCTCCAAAATTTAACCTTGCGTAAATTTTCGCTATGATCAATTGTCTTTTGAGTTCTTTATATGCTGGAGATCATATTCGAAGGTGGCGCAACTCCTATGAGCTATCCGGTGATAATTGGCGAAAAGTCCATATTTTTAGGTGTGTTTATATCCCAAGTCTATTATGACTCTTAGATTTTTGACTTCTTTATGATGGAAATTTACTTTGAAGGCTGCTATGGGTGAAAGGAAAGTTTTATTACTCACAAAAATTTTGGATCAAAATAATAACATCTACTATATGCAGTGCATGTGATAGGTTTCTAAATTCTTTTTCCTTGTATTTGTTTTTTGGTGTTGCTGTAGATCCTTAGATATTGAGAATATATACCCAGCTTGAAGAGCAAAGCAAAATGAGGAAAGTTCGTTCGTAGGGAATAGAGATGGCTAATTGATAAAGGATGAAAAGTACATGTTTTGACTGTGTTTGTGTGTTATTTCGTGTATGAGTTGCGGGAGTTCACATCgcttttgaagtgaaaatatgcTCATTATGTGTTTCTTATGTGTAGGGATAAACTTGCGCGGAAAAGGATCAAATGGGAGAAAAACTGGTGAAAAAGAGCTAAAGAGAAAAGTCCCGGACAGcgaagcgaggttcacttcgTCAGACCGGGACCAGAGCAGAAGAAACCAGGAAAGTCCCGGACAGCGAAGTAAGGgtcacttcgccagaccgggaTCGGAGCAGAAAAATTCAACTTTTTCAACCCGAATTAGGAGAAGCAATTTCAGCCCAACTCAACCCTAAACCATATAAATGAAAGTTAGCCACTTTTTGAAGGGAGAGAAGACTTTggagaggcaagaacacacttggagcaaggagaaggattcaacttcaggtttttcttctttcttcctaATTTTCCATTGTTATGAATTCTAATCTTGTATTTGTGCAAACAATTATAAGTAGCTAAATTCTCATCTACCATTTACTTTTCTCTACCTATTCAACTATAtgattattgtggttgattgaaggccCCTCAATTGACCGTGCCTATTTAGTGTATATTTCTTGAAAAAaggtacacatttaggtagttgttgaccaacatcactcctaacgtatatgaggaatCAGTACGAAAgatttaaaggtgggattaggaataacgaaaccttggggtgatcttagtgagcggtaaactagtgccagctagcgtagtttggAAGAATACATCTAGTAAATTGTTGTATCTGCTCGGAAGAGAGTTACGACATCTAAAGTAATCACAATCGGTAGAGAATATCTAGGAGAATTTATATGAGACGTGGCGGGGAGGATTCTGACGAGAGGAGAAATCATAACCCTAGACCtttccaatcttgtctacaacaTTTGCTTTGTTAGTATTAAACTTACAGCTTTTTAAATACTTTGTTTTTAGTTAGTAATGATCAACTCATTATTCAATATTTCTGaaagttgattacttgaattcttgtGAAATTAGTGGTTgtgattagtaggttaattccaTGTGCTATTTGACTGCAGAAttataaaccggattatatttgcaatgaccgctagacctcttaggaggcatagttgggcgtgatcatcttttggcgccgttgccggggaattaacggtgttattaattaCGGCTAGAAGAATAGCTAGAATTCGTAGTTTAGTCAACTTTCTCGACTTGAAATTCTTTATATTGAATatctaacgtttgtagtcttgtgTGTTACAGGTacatgcctagaaactcctcaagaactggtgattTTGACGAAGCATTACCAGACCCTCAGAAAGCTTTCAAGGCACTAAATCGAGCAAACAAGAAAGACAAACGACAACAGAACTCAACGGAATGAATCGAACTATACATGAGTGACATAATAAACAACCAAAACAATGTGAATGACCCAAACAATCAGggtgtggcacctcttgtgccagaagcggCTTTGTATGATTAGGCACAACCCACCGCTGAAATTCTAGCAACCACtattgcagtccctcagatacaagcggagtcatttcaaatcacaaacaataTGCTACATCTActgcagaacaagggactgttctccgggtcttacattgaagatcctcagcaaCATCTAAAAAATTTCTTGTCAATTTGTGTCACGTAAAGGCAACCAAATGTGACACCGGAAGCAATAAGGCTATTGTTGTTTCCATTATCAGTGACAggagaggctcaaacttggctAAATTCgctccccataaactccatcactacttgggaggaattagtcaagcaatgtTTGAACAAATTTTACCCACCCATTAAGACTGTCAAGAAAGTTGATGAGATCTTGAGCTTCAGGCAAAAACCAGCGGAAACATTGCAAGAGACATGGGAGAGATTCAAAGGGATGCTAGTTAAGTGTCCTCACCATGTCATTCCGGATCAGATATTGGGacaaaggttctacatgggattggcagacagcttgaaggccaatgttgatgcttcagcagatggagcatttttgagcaaatcatttAGAGAATGTAAGGTTCTGctagataaaatggctcaaaCTCAGGATGACAAGAGACACTACAATCACCCCTGTAGTTCACTCAGTagctttggacccaaacaactccatagccgAGAATATGGCAACTCTGATGATCCTCACCAAGAAGATTGATGAATCAGGACAAAAGTAGGTACACGTAGTTGAAATGACTAATGagggcttatgtacaccatgcattaatcAACCATATGTGTGTTCGTTCAGTGGTGGACATGAAAGTGACAATCAAAGCTACCAAGATAATATGAACTATGAACTACCAATAGACAAGGTGGTCAGACTTGGGGACAACAAAATCAACAATATAGGCCAGCACAGCAgcagtacaataataataataataatcttgaAGTTGCACGACCACAGGGTCAGGctgtgccttatcaaaggcaacAAGGGTACAATCAGCAGAATCAACAACTagcttatcaacaacctcaacaacaacatATAGTGCGACAAGATGATAGGTTGATTGAAATTAAAGGAATGCCGCAACAACTCATTGGGTCCAgcggaaaaatggaagaaaagatCCACCAGATGCAGGAAAAGGTAGTATCACACGACTCAGCTATCAAGGGCATTGAGATTCAACTAGGGCAAATATCCATGGCCTTAAACAATCGCCCTCAAGAGACATTACCTGCAGACATACATGTTAACCCGAAAGAGCAAGGCCTGAAGTAGCTGATGGTTATGAGTCTGAGAAATGGTAGAGATCTTGATCTAGAGCAAGAAAGTGCTCGTGAAAGCCGACCAACTGAGATACTCGTGCTAGTACCAATTGAGGTAGATGAGTCAACTGAGCTAACAGAAGTAAGAATCCAACCAGCCCAGGAGGaaataaacaaggaaaaataggttGCAAAGTAGGCTGAGCAAGTTCGAGAGAAGGCATCTGAAAAAGTGCCCGAGCAGGATCGAACTCAAGTCACAAGAAAGAAGCGACAACCAACACCCTTCCCACAGAGGTTGGCCAATTATCATAAGGATGAgcagtataagaaattcatggagatgttgaaGAAGATTCAGGTGAACTTTCCACTGATTGATGCATTGAGGGAGATGCCCgattatgcaaaaatgatgaaggacttgatgtctcgcaagtttgactttcaagacttggcaaCTGTGACACTGACTTAGACTTGTAGTGCTGTTGTGACAAGACCTATAGCGGAGAAGCAATCTGACCCAGAGAGTTTCATAATTCCGTGCACCATAGGcagttatgcttttgctaaagcattgtgtgatttggTAGGCATTGGAAGGGAAAGACTCACATCCATGTTACTACTGCTAGCCGACCGAACTATGAAGAGGCCTTTAAGTATACTTGATGATGTATTTGTGCAGGTTGGAAAGTTTGTGTTTtcggcagattttgtcattctggactgcCAAGTTGATGAAgaaattcccataattttggggaggccattcttggccacatggagagctctgattgattgtgaaactgggTAGCTAAATATGAGACTAAACGATGAAGAAATAATGTTCAATGTGCAGAAGTCTATGCGGTGACCCAGTGAGTTTGCTAATTGCTCTCTGATTGAAGTTGTGGATGTGATTATGGAGGAGAAAGATGAGGCACTGAACGTAAAAGACTCCCTAGCAGCCTGCCTCATGAACTCAGAAGAggtagatggtgaggacttggcGGAGTGGGTTTtggctcttgaaggccaagggtactggaaaagagaactcgaattcgagcctttacacttagaagaaagaaagaccCCTTAAGCTAAGCCATCAATTGAAGAGCCACCACGGTTAGAGCTAAAACCGTTACCGTCTCACCTCAGGTATGTTTTCTTAGGGACTAGTTCGACATTACCTGTTATTATGTCATCCGGTTTGTTAGATGTAtaggtagaacaacttttgcaggttcTGAAGGAGTGTAAGACTGCAATTGGGTGGACCATTGCAGACATAAAAGGTATCGGGCCATCATTTTGTATGCATAaaattctactggaagatgggcacaaaccttctagagaacatcaaagaaggctgaaccctaacatgaaagaagtggtgaagagagaagtgatcaagtggttagatgcaagaatcatcttccccatctctgatAGCAACTGGGTCagcccagttcagtgtgtgccaaaaAAGATTGGAATGACGGTAGTGCAAAATGAGAACAATGAGTtgatctcaacaagaatagtcacATGATGGAGAATTTGTATGGATTACAAAAGGTTGAATAAGGCCACCCGAAAGGACCATTTCCCACTGCCATTCATTGACTAGATGTTACATAGATTGGCGGGGAGGTCCCACTTTTGCTTgttggatggatactcggggtataaccaGATCTCTATTGCCCCGGAGGATAGAGGAAAAACGTCGTTCACCTGTCCGTATGGCATCTatgcctttcggagaatgccgtttggcctatgcaatgcacccgccGCATTCTAAAGGtacatgatggccatcttcataGATATGGTAGatgacataatggaggttttcatggatgacttctcaatGGTGGGGAACTCATTCAATGACTTCCTTATGAACTTAAAAAGAGTATTGAAGTGGTGTATGGAGACTAATCTGGTATTGAACTGGGAAAAATACCATTTCATGGTAtaggaaggtatagtcttggtACACCTAGTGTCAAGTAAGGGCATTGAGATGGACCGTGCTAAGGTTGATGTAATTGACAAGTTACCCCTACCCACTTCCGTAAAATccataagaagtttccttggttaCGCCGTCTTCTACCGGCAGTTTATAAAAGTTTTTCTAAAATTGCTAACCCTTTATGTAAATTACTTGAAAAAGATCACccctttgtgttttctgatgattgcagggtagcttttgaggaattgaaaaaGAGGCTGGTGAGTGCACCAATCATAGTGGCACCTTACTGGGAGCAACCTTTTGAGCTGATGTGTAATGCAGATGACTATGCTGTGGGAGCAGTTCTTGGGCAGCGAAAATATAAAGTCATGCATCcaatctactatgcaagtagaaccTTGAGTGCTTCCAAACTAAATTACACAGTGACCGAGAAGGAGATGCTAACAGTGGTGTTCGCATGtgacaaattcaggtcatacctgataggcttgaaggtaattgtttatactgaccatgctgctctcaggtacctaattgagaaGAAGGAGTCAAATTTGCACCTGATTCGATTAGTGCTACTGCTACAAGAATTTGACTTTGAAATCCGTGACCGAAAAGGAACGAAGAACCAAGTAGCTGATCACTTGTCTAAGCTGGAAGGAGCAGAGAAGAAGGTTGAGGTGGAAGAAATTATGGAGACTTTCTCGGATGAACAATTATTGGCTACAAGCCTTGAGGTAGCGCCATGGTATGtagacattgcaaactacctggcgaGTGGTATTGTccctgtaacaccccgaaaaattttaaagtacttaagtgtaaagcccgataaaatttgcaaaagaaaataatattttatggtgccgaattgggcttacgtatttgaggatAAACACAGCGaaatgcgtttctgcggtccattatgcgaccgcaaaatcactctgAGGACCGcgtaatggccgcagagtgaggcagttaattgggacAATTTGGATGTTAATTTTGCGGCCACTATGAGACCGCAGAAccgttttgcggtgcattatgcgaccgcataataagtctacgggccgcatagtgaccgtagacCGGGTCAGTTCATTTCCAGTTTGACACCccaatttcgcggaccgcataaccattatgcggtcgcatatgcgaccgaagAACCTATTCCAGAGCTtcttttttttgggtttttaaatcgctgccctacttcgttaaatacacgttttgagCCATTTTTAGCAAACATCttacattttagagtgagatagagtgccctagagtgagaaagtgttcctcaataattgattcttcaattcttgctcaaattttggaagattaataaggaaaattcacaagttcttcatcctaaaggtaggattctacaccctaaccctcaatttcgaatttgtctagaaatgggtaattagcaagataatttttgggcatgagagttgtttattttacatatatgtgttatcaaagggtgtatgaagattgttgagctaaaaatggtaaatattaggttgtgggatgatggaatcctccataaaaggaccttgaaaccttaatgcacacctagtgtttgataaaatgctcaaatgatctaGAACCATGagaatcttcctaattttgattcaatctgttatatttctacaatatattgaagttgctaagaattcggaaatattttagagtttaaggaaactCAATTGAGTTATGTTGTCTAAAcgcttctcttagaattggatcccacgatattcatgtaaattatgtaagtcccgagtggttcattatagaattggctatttcgagtaagattgggttgaaagatatatgttcaacacgtatcccaaatgctttatttatgttatgttatcggttgaggatgtgttaaaaatatgggatgtgcattagaaatgttcgacttcaagttaaattc
This region of Nicotiana tomentosiformis chromosome 4, ASM39032v3, whole genome shotgun sequence genomic DNA includes:
- the LOC138910580 gene encoding uncharacterized protein is translated as MSSPDEAASLTWTQFSEMYLPEYVPQSLRDAWRAEFKQLRQGTMIMSEYAVCFSELARHAPTLVATVRERVRRFIEGLHPSIRTSMASELEIDITYQQGCDACLAYVRDVSIDTPTVKSVPVVRDFPDVFPADLPYMSPDRDIDFGIDLLSGTQPIFIHPYCMAPPKLKELKEQL